Sequence from the Streptomyces mobaraensis NBRC 13819 = DSM 40847 genome:
GGGTGGAACGGGCCGGAGGGCCCATCGGCCGGAAAACGCATCGTGCCTCTCCTCCTCGTGTCCACCTCATGCGTCACGGGGCGGGGGAACGGAAGCGCCGTTCCGCTGTGCGCCTGCGGTCATGGGCCGGCCCTCGCTCCCGAGCCGCCGACGCGTTTCCGCACGCCTTCCGCTGTCCGGACCCTTGGAGCCATGGAAAGGACAGGCCAGGGACAGCCCACGAACAGACCATGTGCACCACAAGGGCCTTGACAACCATGGTCAACTCCCCACCCAGGCAGAGTGTCCAGTGATCTGGACAGTTCGTCAAGAGTTGAAGCGCGTATCCCCGATGACGTACTTCTAGTCTCGTTCCGGACGCGCGGGACGGGATCGGACGGTCCGGCGAAGCCGATGGGCGTGCGGAGGCAGGGATGACATCACCGGCATCAGCGGGATCAGGGGCATCGGCGGGATCAGAGGCGGCGGTGGCAGAGGCGGCACCGGCGGGACCGGAGGCGTCGTCGGGGGCGGCGGCAAGCACCGCCGATGCCGTGCTCCAGGCCCTGCGCCCGGTCGTCGACGGCCTCGCCGCCACCTTCGGCACCCAGTGCGAGGTGGTGCTGCACGACTACCGGACCCCGGACGCCAGCGTCGTCGCCCTCGCCGGATCCGTCACCTCGCGGTCCGTCGGCGGGGCCATGAGCGAGATCGGCCTGGAGATGCTGGCGCGCGGCGACACCGCGCGCGACAAGCTCAACTACGTCACCAAGACGCCCGACGGGCGCACGGTGAAGTCGTCCACCCTGCTGCTGCGCGACGGCTCCGGGCACGTCTTCGGGTCGCTCTGCGTCAACCTCGACATCACCGAACTCCGGCTCGCCGCCAAGGCGAT
This genomic interval carries:
- a CDS encoding transcriptional regulator, with product MLQALRPVVDGLAATFGTQCEVVLHDYRTPDASVVALAGSVTSRSVGGAMSEIGLEMLARGDTARDKLNYVTKTPDGRTVKSSTLLLRDGSGHVFGSLCVNLDITELRLAAKAMAALVGTADAAPAATTVFSDDIGEVVTAVIEQEEERLGRPLAHDSRQGRLRVIEALDARGVFRLSRSALVVAERLGVSRATVYADLGLVRGERRAPD